The sequence below is a genomic window from Acidobacteriota bacterium.
GCGTGGAGATCGCGACCGGCGCGCCGCTGCCGCCCGGCGCGACGGCCGTCGTCATGGTCGAACAGACGACGCGCGCGGGCGAACAGGTGCTGGTGCACCAGCCCGTGGCGCCCGGCCAGCACGTCGGCCGGCGAGGCGCGGACATGCGCGCCGGGGCGCGCATCATCTCGGCCGGCGACCTGCTCACGCCGGGCCGCGTCGGCGTCGTCGCCGGCGCCGGGCTCACGTCGCTCGCGGTGTACGCGCAGCCGTCGGTCGCCGTGATCTCGACCGGCAACGAGGTCGTGCTCCCCGGCCAGCCGCTCGGTCCGGGCCAGGTCCACAACATCAATCGATTCACGCTCTCCGCGGTGATTCGCCGGCACGGCGGCGTGCCGGTGCCGCTACCGGTGGCCGCCGACTCGATCGAGGCGCTCGATCGCGCGATCGACGGCATCACCGCGCACGACGTGGCCGTGTTCTCCGGCGGCAGCTCGGTGGGACGCCGCGATCTGATGCTCGACGCGCTGCGCGCGCGCGGCGAGATCCTCTATCACGGCATCGCGGTGAAGCCGGGCAAGCCCACGCTGCTCGCGCGCATCGGCCGCACCCTCGTGATGGGCATGCCCGGCTATCCCACGTCGTGCCTGTCGAACGCGTATCTGCTGCTCGTCCCGCTCCTGCGCACGATCGCGCGCCTGCCGGAATGGATTCCGGAGACGCGGCGCGTGCGGCTCGCCGGACGCGCCGTGTCCACGCGCGACCGGCACCAGTTCTACCCAGTACGAATCGTGGGCGATCGCGCCGAGCCCGTGTTCAAGGGCTCGGGCGAGATCACCAGCCTGGCGAACGCGGACGGCTACGTCGAGATCCCCGAAGGCGTCGATGCCGTCGACGCGGGGACCGACGTGACCGTGACCCTGCTGGGCTGAGGCCGGCAGAGACGACGAGCCCGCACGCTTGCCGCTACTTCAGCCTCGCGTTGACCGCATCCCAGTTGATGACGTTCCACCAGGCGGCGAGGTAGTCGGCGCGGCGGTTTTGGTACTTCAGGTAGTAGGCGTGCTCCCACACGTCGACACCCAGGATCGGCGTCTTGCCTTCCATCAGCGGGTTGTCCTGGTTCGCCGTGCTCTCGATGGCCAGCGTGCCGTTGTGATCCACCAGCCAGGCCCAGCCGCTGCCGAACCGGCCGAGGCCGGCCTTGTTCAACTGCTCCTTGAACTTGTCGACGCCGCCGAAGGTGTGCTCGATGACGTCCGCGATCCGTCCGGTGGGCGCGCCGCCCTTGCCGGGCCCCATGATCTGCCAGAACATCGTGTGGTTCACGTGCCCGCCGCCGTTGTTGCGCACGGCGGTCCGGATGTCCTCCGGCACGCTGGACAGCGACTTGATGAGATCCTCGGCGCTCTTGTTCTGCAGCGCCGGGTGCTTCTCGAGCGCCGCGTTCAGGTTCGTGACGTACGCCCCATGGTGCTTGCCGTGGTGGATCTGCATCGTCTGCGCGTCGATGTGCGGCTCGAGCGCGGCGAAATCATAGGGAAGCGGCGGAAGCTGGTGCGACATGTGGACTCCTCGTTGTGAAATGCCGGGATGGCGGATGCATCAGGACATCAACGCCGCCGGGGCAGCAGCAACGACGTTGTAGAGCGTGTCGCGCTCGACCGGCTCGCGGCCGGCGGCGCGGATGAGACGTTGGATCGCCGCCGTGGACATCGCCTCCGGCGTCCGCGATCCGGCCATGTGGTAGATGCGCTCCTCCTGGACGGTGCCGTCGAGATCGTCGGCCCCGTACCAGAGCGCGAGCTGCGCGACGTCGACGCCGGTGGCGATCCAGAACGCCTTGACGTGCGGGATGTTGTCGAGCACGAGCCGGGCCGCGGCGTGCACGCGCAGCGTGTCGGCCGCCGTCGGCGCGGGCAGCTTGCGCATCCGGTTGTTGTCCGGATGGAACGCCAGCGGGATGAACGCCTGGAACCCGCCGGTCTCGTCCTGCAGCGCTCGCGCGCGCAGCATGTGATCGACGCGCTCCTCGTCGGTCTCGATGTGGCCGTACAGCATCGTGACGTTCGATCGCATGCCGAGGCCGTGTGCCGTCCGGTGGATGTCGAGGTACCGCGCGGCGTCGGCCTTGTCGGGCGCGATCCTGCGCCGCACCCGCTCGGCGAAGATCTCGGCGCCACCGCCCGGCAGCGAGTCGAGCCCGGCCGCCATCAGCTCACGCAGGACGCGCTCGTCGGTCATCCCGTAGAGATCCGCGAAGAACGCGATCTCGACGGCGGTGAAGCACTTCAGGTGAATCGACGGCCGGATCGCCTTCAGCCCGCGGAGCAGATCGGTGTAGTAGCTGAACGGCAGATCCGGGTGCAGCCCGTTCACCACGTGCACCTCGGTGAGCGGCTGATCCGCGCGCTGGCGCAGCTTGTCGAGGACCTGCTCCAGCGACATCGTGTAGGCTTCGCGGTCGCCGGGCTTCAGGCGCGCGAACGAGCAGAAGAGACAGCTCGCCACGCAGACGTTGGTCGCCTCGAGCCGCAGGTTGAAGTTGTAGTACGTGCGCGCGCCGTGGCGCCGTTCCCGCTCGCGGTTGGCGAGCCAGCCGACGGCGTGCAGATCGGGACACCGGAAGAGCCGGACGCCGTCCTCGAACGACAGCCGCTCTCCGGCGTCGAGCTTCGCGGCGATGTCGGACAACCCGAGGGACTGCAGGCGTGTCTGCACGAAAATCCTCGATATTTTGACATGCTATACTCCGGGCCGACAACCAGCGCTCACCCGCCCGTGGCGCCGGCACGTGCCCGGCCAGACGCAACGCCGCCACCGCAACCGTGCTGCTCGACGCTCGAGATCTCCATTTCGCGTACCGTTCGGACGTGACCGCTCGAGCCGCGGCACCGGACGGCCACGCCGCCGAGACGATCGCCGGCATCTCGTTGTCCGTTCCTGCCGGGGCGATCGTCGCCGTGCTCGGGCCCAACGGCTCCGGGAAGACGACGCTGATCCGGCTGCTCTCTGGCGCGCTCGCGCCGCGCTCCGGCGAGATCGCGATCGACGGCCAGCCGCTCGCGCGCTTCTCCCGCGCCGCGCTCGCCCGCCGCGTGGCCGTCGTCCCGCAGGAGACGCATCTCGCCTTCGACTACACGGTGCTCGAGATCGTGCTCATGGGCCGCTATCCGCGGCTGCGCGCCTTCCAGATCGAACGGCCCGAGGACATCGCGTCGGCGCTCGGCGCGCTCGCGGCGACGGGCACGCGGCCGCTCGCCGATCGGGCCTTCCCGACGCTCAGCGGCGGCGAGAAGCAGCGCGTGATCATCGCGTCGGCGCTCGCGCAGCTCGACAACGCGCAGCCGGGCGGCGCGGCGGCCACGGATCCGCCGGCGCTCCTCTTCCTCGACGAGCCCACCGCCTCGCTCGACCTGCGCTACCAGCTCGAGCTCGCCGGCCTGCTGACGGACCTCAACCGCCGCCGCGGCCTGACGATGCTGCTGTCGACGCACGATCTGGGGCTCGCTCGATCCATCGCGACGCACGCCGTGCTCTTGGCGCGCGGACGCGTTCTCGCCGAGGGGCCGCCTGCCGCGGTGCTGACGGCCGACCTGGTCGGCCGGCTGTACGACCTCGATCCGGCGCTCGTCGCGCCGGCGCTGCGATGATCGCCCGCTCGCCCGTCGCTCGCGGCCTACCGGTCGTCGCGGCCTGCGCCGCCGGGATGGCGGCGGCCGTGCTGGCCGCGCCGTTCATCGGCTCGGCGCCGCTGTCGTTCTCCCGCGTGTTCGACTCGACGCGGCCGTTCGCCGACAACGTCGACGCGCAGATCTTCTTCCTCGCGCGCCTGCCCCGCGCGCTCGCGGCGGCCGTGGTCGGCGCGACGCTGGCGGCGGCCGGCGTGGTGTTCCAGGGCCTGCTGCAGAACCCGCTCGCCACGCCGTACACGCTCGGCATCTCGGCCGGCGCGTCGCTCGGCGCGATGATCGCGATCTCGTTCGGCACCGCGCTTCCCCTCTTCGGCGTCGCCGGCGCGAGCCTCGCCGGCGCGCTCGTCGCGGTGCTCGTCGTCTACGCGCTCGCGAGCGCCCGGCACCGCGGCATCTCCACGACGGTGCTGCTGCTCTCGGGCGTCACGCTCAACGCGTTCTTCTCGGCGCTCATCCTCTTCGTGCAGTACATCAGCGGCTTCAACGAGACGTACCGCGCGCTGCGCTGGCTGATGGGCGATCTCGACGTCGGAAGCTACGAGCCCATCCTCGCCGCGCTCCCGCTCGTCGCCCTCTCGTTCGCCGCCTTCGCCTGGCTCGCGCGGCCGCTGAATCTGCTGAGCCTCGGCCGCGACGCCGCCGGCTTCCGCGGACTCGACGTGACCAGAGCGCAACGCGTGGCGTTCTTCAGCGGATCGCTCGCCACCGGCGCGGCGGTCTCGGTCGGCGGCCCGATCGGGTTCGTCGGCATCATCGTGCCGCACCTCGTGCGGCTGCTCGTCGGCGCGGATCATCGGCTCGTCCTGCCCGCCTCCGCCTGCTTCGGCGCGGCGTTCCTCGTGCTGTGCGACGCGCTCGCTCGCACGGTGCTCGCGCCGATGGAGCTGCCGGTCGGCATCATCACCGCTCTACTCGGCGGCCCCTACTTCCTGTGGCTGCTGCTCCGCCGCCGATGACGAGGGGCGCGCGACGCGTGCTGCTCGCCGCCGCGGTGTTGATGCTCGCGGCGTCGATCCGTGCCGGCGCGCAGCCAGCGCGGACCGCGCCGTCTCGAATCATCAGCATCGTGCCGGCCGTCACCGAGATGCTCTTCGCGATCGGAGCGGGCGATCGGGTGGTCGGCGTCTCCAGCTTCGATACGTACCCTCCGGAGGCCACGACGCGCCCGAGAGTCGGCGCCCTCGTGGATCCCGACTTCGAGCGCATCGTCCTGTTCCGTCCCGATCTCGTCGTCACCTATGCCTCCCAGACCGAGCTGATGGCGCGGCTCGCGCGTGTCGGCATCGCGGTGTTCGAGTACCGGCACAGCGGGCTGGCGGACGTGACGGCGACGATCCGGCAGATCGGCGCGCGGGCTGGTTCGGCTGAGGCGGCCGATCGGCTGGCGACACGGATCGAGGCGGATCTGGATCGGATCCGGCGCACGGCCGCGAGCCGGCCCAAGCGGCGGACGGCCCTGCTGTTCGGCCGCGAACCCGGAACGCTGCGAAGCCTGTACGCCAGCGGCGGCGTGGGCTTTCTGCACGATCTGCTGGAGCTGGCGGGCGGGATCGACGTCTTCGCCGACGTGCGCCGGGAGAACCTCCAGGTGTCGACCGAAACCCTGCTGCAGCGTGCGCCGGACGTCATCGTGGAGATCCACCCGTCCGCCGGCTGGGATGCGCAGAGGATTGCGCGGGAGCGCGGCGTGTGGCGTCAACTGCCGGCGCTGCCGGCGGTGCGGACCGGACGCGTCCACATCATCGCGGACGATCGGCTCGTGATTCCCGGTCCGCGGGTGGCCGAGAGCGCGCAGCTCATCGCCGACGCGCTGGCCAGATAGCGGGCGCGGCTCAGCGCTGCGCCGATCGATCGCCGACGAACTCGATCGGCACGCGGTTCGGGATCAGCCCCTGCTCGAACGCCTCACCGAAGAAGCGCTCGAGGGCGGCGCGGCCGCGCTCGCCGTAGTCGAGCGTGAGCTGGTTCACGTACATGCCGACGAACCTGTCGGTCGATTGCCGATCGAGGCCCCGGCCGTACTGCTGCGCGTACGCGACGGCGTCGGCGCGATGGCTGAGCGCGTGCGCGATGCTGTCGTGCAGCATTCTCGACACACGGACCATCGTCTCGTCGCCCAGATCGCGGCGAATGACGTTGCCGCCGAGCGGCAGCGGCAGGCCGTTGGTCCGCTCGAACCACCACTCCCCCAGATCGATGACCTTGTGCAGGCCCTCCTGCACGTACGTCAACTGGCCTTCGTGAATCAGCAGGCCGGCGTCCACCGTGCCGTCGAGCACGGCGCGATCGATCCGATCGAACGGCACGACGACGGCTTCGAAGGTGCGGTCGTACAACTGGAGCGTGAGAAACGCGGACGTGAGCCGGCCGGGCACCGCGATCCGGAGGCCGCGGAGCGGCACGCGGCCGCCCGATGGCGCGATCGGCCGGCTGGCCACGAGGATCGGGCCGTACTGGTCGCCCATGCTGGCGCCGTGGGGCAGCAGCGCGTACCGGTCGACGAGATGCGCGTACGCGTGGAACGAGACCGCCGTCACTTCGTAGCGGCCTTCGAACGCCGCGCGGTTCAGGGTCTCGATATCGGCAAGGACCTGATCGACCTCGATGCCCTCGACCTGGACGGCACCCGACGCCAGGCCGTAGAACATGAACGCGTCGTCGGAGTCCGGACTGTGAGCGACGGTGATCTTCATAGGCCCCGATAGTCTACATGGGCAGCCGGCGACGCCTCGCCGGCCGCGTGCCTGCGATCGGATCGTGCGGCCCGGCTGGCCGATCGGCCTTGCCCGTCATCCCGCGAGGAACTCGCCGCGACGCTGGCGCTCCAGACGATCGAGGATGTCGGAGGCCCAGGCGAGCACGTTGCGCCCCGACACTCGCCGCCTGAGCGCCTGCATCCTGCGCCGCCGCTCCCACTCCGGCATGTCGATGGCGCGCGCGATCGCTTCGGCGAATCCACGGTCGTCGTAGGGATTGATGAGCAGCGATTCGGCCAGCTCCTCGGAGGCGCCGGCGAGCTCGCTCAGGATGAGCACGCCGCCGAGATCCTCGCGCGCGGCCACGAACTCCTTCGCCACCAGGTTCATCCCGTCGTGCAGCGACGACACGATGCAGAAGTCGGCCAGCCGATAGAGCGCGACCAGATCCGGGAGCTGGAACGCGCGTTTGATGTAGAGGATCGGGCCGGGCCGGCCGGCCGCTCCGAGCTCCCGGTTCACGCGGGCCACCAGCTCGTCGATCTCGGCCGAGATCTCCGCGTAGCCGTGCACGTCGCTCCTGGACGGCACGCCGACCTGGACGAAGACGAACTGCTCGCGCACGTCCGGCCGCTCGCGCAGCACCCGCTCGATCGCGGCGATGCGCTCGGGAATCCCTTTCGTGTAGTCGAGCCGATCGACGCCCACGCCGACCGTGCGGCCCGCCAGGCAGAGCTCCTGCGAGAGCGCCGCCATCCGCGCCGCGAGCGACTCGTCGTCGGCCTGCAGCGCGCTGATGCGCTCGAAGTCGGCGCCGATCGGAATCGCGACGACCCGGACGACGCGGCTGCGGTGGTACACGGCGTCGCCCGAGATCGTGGCGCGCAGATCCTCGTTCACCGCCGACAGGAAGTGCCGCTGATCGCGCGGCAACTGAAACGCGACGAGATCGTTCGCGAGCAGCCCCTCGAGCAATTCGCGGCGCCAGGGACAGATGCGCAGCCGGTCGACGTCCGGCCATGGGATGTGCCAGAACAGCGCGGTCCTCAGCGACGGGCTGCGGCGCCTGAGCGTGAGCGCCGCCAGCGCCAGATGGTAGTCGTTCAGGAACACCGACGCGCCCGGCGGCGCTTCCTCGATCGCCGCTTCGGCGAAGAGACGATTCACCTGCTCGTACGCTTTCCAGTCCTCCTCGCGGAAGACCGGGCGCACGTGCGCTTGATGACAGAGCGGCCACAGCGCGCTGTTGGCGAAGCCCGCGTAGTAGTGCTCCTCCTGGTACGACGTGAACCAGACGCGCTTCAGCGTGTAGGCGGGCGCGTCGGGCGGCACGCGCACGCGGTCGTGCTTGTCCACGACGAGCCGGTCGGCGCTGCCGGCGCCGTGCGCGATCCACACGCCGCCCCGCTCGCGCATCAGCGCGTCGAGCGCCACCGACACGCCTCCGGGCGTCGGCCGCACGACGATCGATCCGTCCTCCGCGCGCTCGTGCATCCAGGGCTCGCGGTTCGACACCACCACGAGCTGGCCGCGCTCGGGGCCGATCTCGCGGGCCTGGACGAGCGTGGCGCGGAAGATGATCGGACCGATGAGCTGGTTGATGGCCACGACCGCGACGATGAGCGCCTGCAGGTTCGCGCTCCAGCCCGGAAGCTCGGTGGACGCGAGCGCCATCAGCCCGAGGCTCGTGCCGGCCGTGGGCACGAGCGCGCGCCACAACAGCGGGACCTCCGGCGCGTCGACGCCGGCCAGCCGCGCGCTGACCCGCGTGGCGGCGCGCATCGCGAGCAGCCGGAAGGCGACGACGGCCGCGGCCGACAGGCCGACGGCGGCGACCGCCTCGACGTGCATCGATGCGCCGCGCACCGCGAAGAACAGCACCAGGGCCGGCATCGCGCCGTGCTCGGCCGCGTCCCGCATGATCTCGCCCGCCGCCGGCCTCACGTTCTGAATGAGAATGCCGGCCGCCAACCCCGCCAGGAACGGCTCGAACCCGAACGGCGCGACCACGCCGGTCAGGCCGAGACAGAGAGCCAGGAACACGACCGTCAGCTCTCTGCCGACGTACATGAGGTAGAGCATGAAGATCGCGCCGGCGATGAGGCCGAAGGCGGCCGCGCCGCCCACCGACCAGATCCCGGCGATCAGCACGTCCGTCATGTGGGCCGACGGCGCCCCGAACATCGCGGGCAGGACGACCTGGTAGGCCGCGAACAAGAGCGCGCCGAGCAACTGCATCAGCACGGTCACCTGCGCCGCGAGCGTGGTGAGCGGCCCGCGCGAGCCGGCTTCGGCGATGACGGCGATCGTGACGGCCGGCGCGGGCGTCGTCACCAAGAGCGCCGTCAGCACGGCGGCCGTGGCGCGCTCGGCGGGGCCGAGATCCGGGAAGATCGGGAACCACGTCCAGATCAGCACGAACCCGAGCACCATCGCGGCCCACGTGGCCAGCATGGTCAGGATGCTCAAGCTGAAGACGCCCCGCCATGTCTCGCGATGCGCCCTGAAGTCGAGGTGCAGCCCGGCGATCACCGAGATCAGCACGAGCGTGAACGCGCTGACCGCCTGGAGATCGCGCGCCGTGGACGCCGTGATGAGGTTCGCGAGCGACGGCCCCGAGACCAGACCGAGTGCGAGGTACCCCGTGATGCGAGGCAGGCGGACGAACTCGCAGAGCCATCCGGCGATCACCGCCGAGAGCAGCGCGATTCCGAGGCCGAGCGTCACCGACGGGCCGACGGGCTCGCCGAACCGGCTGATCAGGATCCAGGCCAGCCCGATCGTGATGGCGAGCGCCGCGACCCGCCTCACGGCTGCGCCACCCGGCGCCAGCGCGGCAGGACGTAGAGCGAGAACAGCTCGAACGCAGCGGTGCCGATGGCGACGGCAGAGAGGAGCGCGTCGCCGGCGGGCGGCGCGAGCAGTTGCCGGAAGTTCAGCGCGAACGCCACCGCCAGCACGCCCGGCGGCATCAGGTAGGCCGCGAGATCCGCCGCCGCCGTATCGACGAACCCCGCCGTGGCCCAGGCGCCGAGCACCTTGCCGACGACGCGAAACAGCAGGTACGGCGTCAGCAGCCACACGGCGGCCGTCGACGGGATCGTCAACGCGCCCGCCGTGACGAGCAGCAGCACGAGCAGCGGATGCTGCACCTTGCGCAGATCGTCGAGAGCGATGCGGTCCACGCGGCCCGGCGCGATGCCCCAGACGAGCCCGGCGACCAGCCCCACCGGCAGCGGCGACACGCCGAGATGCGAGGCCGCGCCGCCGGCCAGGGCGAGCGTGCCCAGCACAAAGACGACGCGCTCCGCACCGGACTCGGCGCGATCGAACAGCAGCCAGCCGATCGCGCCGACCGCGAGCCCGATGAGCGGCGGCGCGATCACGTTCGCCGCGAGGCCGTGCTCCGATCGCCCCGTGAGCGGCACCACCAGCATCGCGATGACCATCGGCAGCGCGTCGTCCAGATCCGCGACGCGCGTCGCGACCGCCGCGGCCTCCTCCGAGTCCGGATCCGCGGACGTCGCCGACGATGCGGACGCAGAGAGGCCGAGCGCCATCGCGATCGCGGCGATCGGCCCGAGGCCCGGCATGCCGGTGGCCCAGACGAAGTACGCCGACGCGAGCGCGACCGACGCGATCGTGATCGCGCTCTCGAGGCTCGCGGCCGCGAACAGCCGCGGCGACGACGGCGCCTGACGCCCGAGCGCGATCCCCGCCGAGACGCCGAGGATCGAGAGGCCGAACGTGACGACCACGTCGAGCACGGGCATCACTTCGGGACCGATCACGCCCGAGACGCGCGGTCCGAGCACCATGCCGAGCGGCAGGAACACGACAGCCGGCGTCAGGCCGGGCGCGAGGCCGAGCGCCGAGCGCGTGCGCAGCAGCGACACCAGCCAGACGAGCAGCGGCGGCTGCGACAGGCCGAGGCGCTGGTCGATGGGATCGCGGCCGCCGATCTCGCGGTCGCTCAGATCGCTCGACCGCGGCGTCATTGCGTCGAGGCTCCGCCGGAGGCGAGCGCTGCGCCGGCCTCCTGCAGCGCCTGGGCGGGAACCAAGGTCGCCGTGCCGGCCGCCGGAATCAGCAGCCCGAGAAAGCGGCCGTCCAGGGAGAACATGGCGTACGCCGTGCCGGCGTCGAGACCCACGAGCGGGCCCAGATCGAGGGCGCCTGGCCAGCGGCCGCCTTCGAGCGGCGCCACGCGTCCGACGTACACGGGCTGCACGGTCGGGCCGCCGCGCATCGCCGCCACGAGCGCGACGTAGGCCATGCCGGTGAACGGCTCCGCCGGCTGAGACGCGGAGGTGTCGAGATTCGGCGGCACGTGCAGCAGTGCGAGCTCACGCGCCTCGTCGGCGGCCAGCACGTGGACGCCCGTGTCGGCGGCGGCGCGTGGATGGAGCCCGCGCGGCACGTGCACGACTGCAAGATCGGGCTTCACGCGAACGGCCGTGGCGAGCTGCGTCTGCACGTCCGCCGGACGCCGGCGCGCAGCCGGTGTTGCCGCGGGCTCCAGCTCGATCGTCAGCATGCGCGGCGAGACCGCCGCCAGAAGCGACGACAGCCGCTGGCCCAGATCGTCGAAGCCGCGCGGGGCGGTCAGGTCGACGAGCGGGACCTGCGTCGGCGCGATGACCGGCAGATCGGCCGCCGGGTAGCGCAGCCGCGCGAGCAGCAGGAGCAGCGCGATCGAGACGGCGACGATGAGCAGGAGGATCCGCGTCTCGCGTCCCTGAGATTCCGGCAGGCCCCTGGTTGGCACGGCACCTCGCGAAGATGGGGGTCAACGTGGTGGCGCCGGCCATGGCCAGCGCGCCGACGACGGAACCGCCGTCTGTCCTGGGGAGGCAGTCGAAGACGACCGGCACGGCCTTCGGCCGCGCGCTCAGGACGAGGCGCCGCTCAGTGCTGCCTGAGGTGACGCACGACCGCCGAGAACTTCGCGATCGTGTCGTCGATCTCGTCGTCCGTCGTGAAACGGCCCAGCCCGAAGCGGATCGCCGCCGAAGGCACGGGCGCGTCGCCCATGATCGCACTGAGCACGTGCGAGGGCAATCCTGAGGCCGACGTGCAGGCCGAGCCCGACGACACGGCGATGTCGCCGATACCGATGAGGAGCGCCTCGCCGTCCACGCCGTCGAAGCTCACGTGCAGATTGTGGGCAAGCCGGTGCTCACGCGACCCGTTGACCGTGACGCCGCCGAGCGCCGCGAGCCCATCGAGCAGGCGATCGCGAAGCCTCGCGAGCCGGCGCGCCTCTGCCGGCATCTCCTCGGCCGCCACCGCGCAGGCGCGGCCCAGGCCGACGATGCCGGGCACGTTCAGCGTGCCCGCACGCAGGCCGTGCTCATGGCCGCCGCCGACGAGCAGCGGGGCGATCGGCACGCGGCGGCGCACGTACAACGCGCCGCAGCCCTTGGGCCCGTACATCTTGTGCGCGGTGAGCGACAGCAGATCGATGCCGTCCGAGGCCACGGCGAGCGGCACTTTCCCGGCAGCCTGCGCCGCGTCGGTGTGCAGCAGCGCGCCGCGTTCGTGGACGATCCGCGCGATCTCGGCCAGCGGCTGCAGCACGCCGATCTCGTTGTTGGCCGCCATGACGCTCACGAGGGCCGTCCGTTCGGTCACGATCCGCGAGAGGGCGTCGAGATCCACGCGGCCGTCGGATCCGACCGGGAGCAGGGTGACGTCCCACCCCTCCCGTCCGAGCTGGGCGGCCACTTCGAGCACGGACTTGTGCTCGATTGCCGACACGGCGAGATGGCGGCGTTCGGCCGGCGCGCGGGCGGCGACGCCGCGGATGGCGAGATTATTGGATTCGGTGGCCCCGCTCGTGAAGATGACGTCGCGCGCCTGGGCGCCCACGACGGCCGCGACCTCGCGCCGCGCCCGCTCGACCGCCTCTTTCGCGCGCCAGCCCCACGCGTGCGTCGAGGACGCCGCGTTCCCGAAGTCGCGCGCGAAGTACGGCAGCATCGCGTCGAGCACGCGCGGATCGACGGGCGTTGTCGCGTGGGCATCGA
It includes:
- a CDS encoding cysteine desulfurase; the encoded protein is MTRSPIYLDAHATTPVDPRVLDAMLPYFARDFGNAASSTHAWGWRAKEAVERARREVAAVVGAQARDVIFTSGATESNNLAIRGVAARAPAERRHLAVSAIEHKSVLEVAAQLGREGWDVTLLPVGSDGRVDLDALSRIVTERTALVSVMAANNEIGVLQPLAEIARIVHERGALLHTDAAQAAGKVPLAVASDGIDLLSLTAHKMYGPKGCGALYVRRRVPIAPLLVGGGHEHGLRAGTLNVPGIVGLGRACAVAAEEMPAEARRLARLRDRLLDGLAALGGVTVNGSREHRLAHNLHVSFDGVDGEALLIGIGDIAVSSGSACTSASGLPSHVLSAIMGDAPVPSAAIRFGLGRFTTDDEIDDTIAKFSAVVRHLRQH